One genomic region from Blattabacterium cuenoti encodes:
- the nusG gene encoding transcription termination/antitermination protein NusG: MDLERKWYVIKTISGQENKVKSYIENEVRDNGFQEYIGRVLVPIEKVIQMRKGKKIHREKVHYPGYVMVEANLEGEAVHAIKNVPGVINFLSEGKGGSAVPIPMRKEEVNKMLGKIDELSENYENINIPFVVGETIKVIDGPFTGFNGTIEKINEEKRKLELAVLIFGRKTPLELNFTQIEKI; this comes from the coding sequence ATGGATTTGGAAAGAAAATGGTATGTAATTAAAACTATTAGTGGACAAGAAAACAAAGTTAAATCATATATCGAGAATGAAGTTAGAGATAATGGATTTCAAGAATATATAGGAAGAGTCTTGGTTCCTATTGAAAAAGTTATACAAATGAGAAAAGGAAAAAAAATTCACAGAGAGAAAGTTCATTATCCTGGATATGTTATGGTGGAAGCAAATTTAGAAGGAGAAGCCGTTCATGCAATTAAAAATGTTCCTGGAGTTATTAATTTTTTAAGTGAAGGAAAGGGTGGTTCTGCTGTTCCTATCCCTATGAGAAAAGAGGAAGTCAATAAAATGTTAGGAAAAATAGATGAACTGTCTGAAAATTATGAAAATATTAATATCCCCTTCGTAGTTGGAGAAACAATTAAAGTTATCGATGGCCCTTTTACTGGTTTTAATGGGACAATTGAAAAAATTAATGAAGAAAAAAGAAAATTAGAATTAGCTGTTTTGATTTTTGGAAGAAAAACTCCATTGGAATTAAATTTCACACAAATAGAAAAAATTTAA
- the rplJ gene encoding 50S ribosomal protein L10, translating to MNKKKKEKELLELVSILSDNETIYFIDISNLNSNQISVLRKNFHEFNIRMKVAKNTLLKKALEKGRNKKFDSFFSILNGNTTILFSNFGKGNIASKIIKHFHIQEKIEKPYLKGAYVQESFYFGNKDLDFLINIKSKEDLIVDILHMLQFPMKDIISSFLNSTKHKICRILETLSSKSS from the coding sequence ATGAATAAAAAGAAAAAAGAAAAAGAATTGTTGGAATTAGTTTCTATATTATCCGATAATGAAACTATATATTTTATTGATATATCCAATTTAAATTCTAATCAAATATCCGTTCTTAGAAAAAATTTTCATGAGTTCAATATTAGAATGAAAGTAGCAAAAAATACTTTGTTGAAAAAAGCTTTAGAAAAGGGAAGAAATAAAAAGTTTGATTCATTTTTTTCTATTTTAAATGGAAATACTACTATTTTATTTTCAAATTTTGGAAAGGGGAATATAGCTTCAAAAATTATAAAACATTTCCATATTCAAGAAAAAATAGAAAAACCATATTTAAAAGGAGCTTATGTCCAGGAATCTTTTTATTTTGGAAATAAAGATTTGGATTTTCTGATTAACATTAAATCTAAAGAAGATCTTATTGTTGATATATTACATATGCTACAATTTCCAATGAAAGATATTATTTCATCTTTTTTAAATTCAACAAAACATAAAATATGTAGAATATTAGAAACTTTATCTTCTAAATCGTCATAA
- the ileS gene encoding isoleucine--tRNA ligase, producing the protein MSKRFREYKKLDLNKITIEISEYWKKHKIFQNNFNFSNKKESSFYVLYEGPPSLNGKPGIHHLLARTIKDIFCRYYTLKGKKVFRKAGWDAHGLPIELNVEKEMGITKNDIGKKISVKEYNQFCKNFVYKSLKEWLLFTEKIGYWIDLDDSFLTCNAKYIESVWWLIKKFYCNNFIYKDLTIQPYSPAAGTGLSHHELNMPGTYKKVEQISPFLKFKTIKNTLPKKLKNVLGDIYFLSWTTTPWTLPSNTALAVGYDIDYVLVSTYNAYTSCKENIIFSEKLIHRILLSNKFYSVSNNLELDISNAKSHNKIPYFIVEKFKGKELICSRYEQLLPWFKPYYNERNAFQVIEGDFVNVDEGTGIVHISPTFGIEDFMIAKKYKVPPMLLLNEDNMPVPLVDLQGRFLKIFPHGFGGKYVKKDFNPLDSNFFSADQEIVLFLEKEQKIFRTEKYIHFYPHCWRTEKPILYYPLNSWFFKTTEIKNKMILLNQKIKWHPEFTGKKRFDSWLKSTKDWNLSRARYWGTPLPIWRTEKGDEEIVIGSIKELFMEIQKSIKHGFMSSNMFKDFILDDMSNENYNKIDLHKHVLDKIVLVSYKGKPMKRESDLVDVWFDSGAMPYAQFHYPFENKEYIDKNLLFPADFISEGIDQTRGWFFTLHVISSMLFNSIAYKNVISTGLILDKHGHKMSKSKGNTINPFNLINNYGPDAIRWYMIFNSEPWDNLKFDVKGIHTIINKFFGTLYNIYSFFVLYANIDGFSYREEECSNYTELDLWILSELNTLIKKADDYYSNYNSTKVARLISSFVLDQLSNWYIRLCRRRYWKEKYTENKISAYQILYKCLIVIAKLTSPIIPFFSEKLYLDLNSITNKENCKSIHLTSFPNYNLSLIDRELEKRMSLIQKITTMVFSIRKKNRIKIRQPLQKVLILISDEKIRFQLEKSSKILMKEANVKEIEFSDSYKNLELVKHIKPNYQSLGPRFGYRTQGISKIIEKFTQEEIREVEKNKKCVIFLQDQKILLFLEDVKITTEYIKNWSILFDHELTIALDLRITDSLREEGFMRELIRYIQRLRKKRNYDVVEKIFLYIRTVQKVQLIIQNNKDFLCQETLAADIFLQEKNMKKKEMEFFFVENFEEKLMLYIQIRKVENI; encoded by the coding sequence ATGTCAAAAAGATTTAGAGAATATAAAAAACTGGATCTTAATAAGATAACCATAGAAATATCTGAATATTGGAAAAAACATAAGATTTTTCAAAATAACTTTAATTTTTCTAATAAAAAAGAATCATCTTTCTATGTTTTATATGAAGGGCCCCCTTCTTTGAATGGAAAACCGGGAATACATCATTTATTGGCTAGAACTATAAAGGATATTTTTTGTAGATATTATACTTTAAAAGGGAAAAAAGTATTTAGAAAAGCTGGTTGGGATGCTCATGGACTTCCTATTGAGCTGAATGTTGAAAAAGAAATGGGTATTACTAAAAATGATATAGGAAAAAAAATTAGTGTAAAAGAATATAATCAATTTTGCAAAAACTTTGTCTATAAATCATTAAAAGAATGGTTATTATTTACAGAAAAGATAGGTTATTGGATAGATTTAGATGATTCTTTTTTAACTTGTAATGCAAAATATATAGAGAGTGTATGGTGGTTAATTAAAAAATTTTATTGTAATAATTTTATTTACAAAGATTTAACTATTCAACCTTATTCTCCTGCTGCAGGAACAGGATTGAGTCATCATGAATTAAATATGCCGGGGACTTACAAAAAAGTGGAACAAATATCTCCATTTTTAAAATTTAAAACTATAAAAAATACTTTACCGAAAAAATTAAAAAATGTTTTAGGGGATATATATTTTCTATCATGGACCACTACTCCCTGGACTCTACCTTCAAATACGGCATTAGCCGTTGGATATGATATAGATTATGTTTTGGTCAGTACTTATAATGCTTATACTTCTTGTAAAGAAAATATTATTTTCTCTGAAAAATTGATTCATCGAATATTGCTATCAAATAAATTTTATTCTGTTTCAAATAATCTTGAATTAGATATATCAAATGCTAAAAGCCATAATAAAATTCCTTATTTCATAGTGGAAAAATTTAAAGGGAAAGAATTAATCTGTAGTAGGTATGAACAATTATTACCTTGGTTTAAACCTTATTATAACGAAAGAAATGCATTTCAAGTTATAGAAGGAGATTTTGTAAACGTAGATGAAGGGACAGGAATTGTTCATATATCTCCTACATTTGGAATAGAAGATTTTATGATAGCCAAGAAATATAAAGTTCCGCCAATGTTACTTTTAAATGAAGATAACATGCCTGTTCCTTTAGTTGATTTGCAAGGTCGATTTTTAAAAATTTTTCCTCATGGATTTGGAGGAAAATATGTGAAAAAAGATTTCAATCCTTTGGATTCAAATTTTTTTTCAGCAGACCAAGAAATAGTCCTTTTTCTAGAAAAAGAACAAAAAATATTTAGAACAGAAAAGTATATTCATTTTTATCCACATTGTTGGAGAACAGAAAAGCCAATACTCTATTATCCTTTAAATTCATGGTTTTTCAAAACTACAGAGATAAAAAATAAAATGATTCTTTTAAATCAAAAAATAAAATGGCATCCTGAATTTACAGGTAAAAAACGTTTTGATTCTTGGTTAAAGAGTACAAAAGATTGGAATTTATCTCGTGCTAGATATTGGGGGACGCCTCTTCCTATTTGGAGAACAGAGAAAGGAGACGAAGAAATAGTTATTGGATCAATTAAAGAATTATTTATGGAAATTCAAAAATCTATTAAACATGGATTTATGTCTTCTAATATGTTTAAAGATTTTATATTGGATGACATGAGTAATGAAAATTATAATAAGATCGATTTACATAAACATGTTTTAGATAAGATTGTATTAGTGTCTTACAAAGGAAAACCTATGAAGAGAGAGTCTGATTTAGTCGATGTATGGTTCGATTCTGGAGCTATGCCGTATGCTCAATTTCATTATCCTTTCGAAAATAAGGAATATATCGATAAAAATTTATTATTTCCTGCTGATTTTATTTCGGAAGGAATAGATCAAACAAGAGGATGGTTTTTTACTCTGCATGTTATTAGTAGTATGTTGTTTAATTCTATAGCATATAAAAATGTAATATCAACAGGATTAATTTTGGATAAACATGGACATAAAATGTCTAAAAGTAAAGGAAATACTATAAATCCTTTTAATTTAATCAATAATTATGGTCCTGATGCAATACGTTGGTATATGATATTTAATTCTGAACCTTGGGATAATCTGAAATTTGATGTAAAGGGAATTCATACCATAATCAACAAATTTTTTGGAACATTATATAATATCTATTCTTTTTTTGTTTTGTATGCTAATATTGATGGTTTTTCTTATAGAGAAGAAGAGTGCTCCAATTACACTGAATTAGATCTTTGGATTCTTTCTGAATTAAACACTCTGATAAAAAAAGCAGATGATTATTATTCTAATTATAATTCAACTAAAGTAGCACGTTTGATTTCATCTTTTGTATTAGACCAATTGAGTAATTGGTACATCAGATTGTGTAGAAGAAGATATTGGAAAGAAAAATACACAGAAAATAAAATATCTGCATATCAAATACTTTATAAATGCTTAATTGTTATAGCAAAGTTGACATCTCCTATTATTCCATTTTTCTCTGAAAAATTGTATTTGGATTTAAATTCTATTACCAATAAAGAAAATTGTAAAAGTATTCATTTGACTAGTTTTCCTAACTATAATCTAAGTTTAATTGATAGAGAATTGGAAAAAAGAATGTCTTTGATTCAAAAAATAACTACCATGGTTTTTTCTATTCGAAAAAAAAATAGAATTAAAATTCGTCAGCCTTTGCAAAAGGTACTCATTCTTATTTCTGATGAAAAAATACGTTTTCAATTGGAAAAATCATCTAAAATTCTTATGAAAGAAGCTAATGTGAAAGAGATAGAATTTTCTGATTCTTATAAAAATTTAGAATTGGTTAAACACATTAAACCAAATTATCAATCTTTGGGTCCTAGATTTGGATATAGAACTCAAGGTATTTCCAAAATTATAGAAAAATTTACTCAAGAAGAAATTAGAGAAGTCGAAAAGAATAAAAAATGTGTAATTTTTTTACAGGATCAAAAAATCCTTCTTTTTTTAGAAGATGTAAAAATTACTACTGAATATATTAAAAATTGGTCTATTCTATTTGATCATGAATTAACAATAGCATTAGATTTACGTATTACAGATTCTCTTCGTGAGGAGGGGTTCATGAGAGAATTAATTAGATATATACAAAGATTGAGAAAAAAACGTAACTATGATGTAGTCGAAAAAATATTTTTATACATAAGAACTGTTCAAAAAGTACAATTGATTATACAAAATAACAAAGATTTTCTTTGTCAAGAAACTCTTGCTGCTGATATTTTTTTACAAGAAAAAAATATGAAAAAAAAGGAAATGGAATTTTTTTTTGTGGAAAATTTTGAAGAAAAATTAATGCTATATATACAAATTCGAAAAGTCGAAAATATATAA
- the rplA gene encoding 50S ribosomal protein L1, protein MSIKLTKNRKKIIEKISKKKYSLEEAVLLIKEISFVKFDASVDISVHLGIDVRLPNQIVRGTVKLPHGTGKNICILALVTKEKESEAKEAGADYVGLDFIEKIKSGWTDIDIIVAVPSVMNQLGIIGKILGPKGLMPNPKMDTVSTNPGKSIKEIKSGRISFKADRYGIVHASIGRVSFSKRYLLDNIKEFMITIIRNKPSTSKGVYIKSIHLSTTMSNSISLDSKSFLNT, encoded by the coding sequence ATGTCAATAAAATTAACTAAAAATAGAAAGAAAATTATAGAAAAAATTTCTAAAAAGAAATATTCTTTGGAAGAAGCAGTCCTTCTTATCAAGGAAATAAGTTTTGTAAAATTTGATGCATCTGTTGATATTTCTGTACATCTTGGGATAGATGTACGTTTACCTAATCAAATAGTTAGAGGAACGGTCAAATTACCTCATGGAACAGGTAAAAATATTTGTATTTTAGCTTTAGTAACTAAAGAAAAAGAATCAGAAGCTAAAGAAGCTGGAGCAGATTATGTAGGATTGGATTTTATTGAAAAAATAAAATCTGGATGGACAGATATTGATATTATTGTCGCTGTTCCTTCTGTTATGAATCAGTTAGGAATTATAGGAAAAATATTAGGTCCTAAAGGATTGATGCCGAATCCTAAAATGGATACAGTTTCTACAAATCCAGGAAAATCTATTAAAGAGATTAAGTCTGGCAGGATATCTTTTAAAGCAGATCGTTATGGGATTGTTCATGCTTCAATAGGAAGAGTTTCTTTTTCAAAGAGATATTTACTGGATAACATAAAAGAATTTATGATAACAATTATTCGGAACAAGCCTTCCACTTCCAAAGGGGTTTATATCAAGAGTATTCATTTATCTACCACAATGAGTAATAGTATTTCATTGGATTCAAAAAGTTTTCTGAACACATGA
- the tuf gene encoding elongation factor Tu, with protein sequence MAKEKFKRDKPHLNIGTTGHVDHGKTTLTAAITKVLSEIGLAEEKSFDAIDNAPEEKARGITINTSHVEYETIKRHYAHVDCPGHADYVKNMITGAAQMDGAILVVAATDGPMPQTREHILLARQVGVPKIVVFMNKVDQVDDPELLELVEMEIRELLSKYEYDGENIPIVQGSALGALNGEKKWVDKVKDLMKILDDYIPEPVREMDKPFLMPVEDVFTITGRGTVATGRIESGIINTGDLVDIIGMVDKKLSSTVTGVEMFRKILDKGQAGDNVGLLLRGIEKKDIRRGMVIGKPGSVKSHKKFKSEVYVLTKEEGGRHTPFHNKYRPQFYLRTTDVTGEIHLPKGVEMVMPGDNVSMEVELHQPVALSENLRFAIREGGKTVGAGQVIRIMD encoded by the coding sequence ATGGCAAAAGAAAAATTTAAACGAGACAAACCACATTTAAATATAGGAACAACAGGTCATGTTGATCATGGAAAAACTACTTTAACTGCTGCTATTACAAAAGTATTATCTGAGATAGGATTAGCGGAAGAAAAAAGTTTTGATGCCATAGATAATGCTCCTGAGGAAAAAGCTAGAGGAATTACTATTAATACATCTCATGTTGAATATGAGACAATAAAACGACATTATGCTCATGTAGATTGTCCTGGACATGCAGATTATGTAAAAAATATGATAACAGGAGCAGCTCAAATGGATGGGGCCATTTTAGTTGTAGCAGCTACAGATGGTCCTATGCCTCAAACTAGAGAACATATATTATTGGCTCGTCAAGTAGGAGTTCCAAAAATAGTAGTGTTTATGAATAAAGTGGATCAGGTAGATGATCCTGAATTATTGGAATTAGTAGAAATGGAAATTAGAGAATTACTTTCCAAATATGAATATGATGGAGAAAATATTCCTATTGTGCAGGGATCAGCTTTGGGTGCTTTAAATGGAGAAAAAAAGTGGGTTGATAAGGTGAAAGATCTTATGAAAATATTAGATGATTATATTCCTGAACCTGTTCGTGAAATGGATAAACCTTTTTTGATGCCTGTAGAAGATGTTTTCACTATAACAGGGAGAGGGACCGTGGCAACAGGTCGTATTGAAAGTGGGATTATTAATACAGGAGATTTAGTGGATATTATAGGAATGGTAGATAAAAAATTATCTTCTACTGTAACTGGTGTTGAGATGTTTAGAAAAATATTGGATAAAGGTCAAGCTGGAGATAATGTTGGTCTTTTATTACGTGGAATAGAAAAAAAAGATATTCGAAGAGGAATGGTTATTGGAAAGCCAGGATCCGTAAAATCTCACAAAAAATTTAAATCTGAAGTATATGTTCTCACAAAAGAAGAGGGAGGAAGGCATACTCCTTTTCATAATAAATATCGTCCTCAATTTTATTTGAGAACAACAGATGTAACAGGAGAAATTCATCTTCCAAAAGGAGTAGAAATGGTAATGCCGGGAGATAATGTTTCTATGGAGGTGGAATTACATCAGCCTGTTGCATTGAGTGAAAATTTACGTTTTGCCATTCGTGAGGGAGGAAAAACAGTGGGGGCAGGACAAGTAATTCGTATAATGGATTAA
- the rplK gene encoding 50S ribosomal protein L11: protein MVIENKRVIKRIKIQKINGGKASPAPPIGPILGSSGVNIMEFCKQYNSRTQERKGEICPVVITVYEDKSFSFIIKKPPVSVQLLNMMKKEKGSKESNRSKIGKISLDKIKMIAKNKMADLNCFTIKSAISMVSGTARSMGIEVEA, encoded by the coding sequence ATGGTTATAGAAAACAAAAGAGTTATAAAAAGAATTAAAATTCAAAAAATCAATGGAGGAAAAGCTAGTCCTGCTCCACCAATTGGTCCTATTTTGGGCAGTTCTGGAGTCAATATAATGGAATTTTGTAAACAATACAATTCTCGTACTCAAGAAAGAAAAGGAGAAATATGTCCTGTTGTGATAACTGTATATGAAGATAAATCATTTTCTTTCATAATCAAAAAACCTCCGGTTTCTGTTCAATTATTGAACATGATGAAAAAAGAAAAAGGGTCTAAAGAATCCAATCGATCCAAAATTGGAAAAATAAGTTTGGATAAAATTAAGATGATTGCAAAAAATAAAATGGCAGATTTGAATTGTTTTACAATTAAATCTGCCATATCTATGGTTTCTGGTACTGCAAGATCTATGGGAATAGAAGTAGAAGCCTAA
- the rplL gene encoding 50S ribosomal protein L7/L12, with protein MIEKLAEQLVNLTVKQVNELASILKKEYGIEPSSLEKSENFHPQEKEISKKEEKSIFNIILKSSGNSKLSVVKLVKEITGKGLKESKDLVDNIPSILKESVNKKEAEDLKNKFEEVGAEVELK; from the coding sequence ATGATAGAAAAGCTGGCAGAACAATTAGTGAATTTAACTGTTAAACAAGTTAATGAATTAGCCTCAATTTTAAAAAAAGAATATGGAATAGAGCCTTCTAGTTTGGAAAAATCTGAAAATTTTCATCCTCAAGAAAAGGAGATATCTAAAAAAGAGGAAAAGAGTATTTTTAATATAATTTTGAAATCATCCGGAAATTCTAAATTATCTGTGGTGAAATTGGTAAAAGAAATAACTGGAAAGGGACTTAAAGAGTCTAAGGATTTAGTGGACAATATTCCTAGTATTCTTAAAGAATCTGTAAACAAAAAAGAAGCGGAAGATTTAAAAAATAAATTTGAAGAAGTAGGAGCTGAAGTAGAATTGAAATAA
- a CDS encoding TraR/DksA family transcriptional regulator, translated as MEKKGKQRYSMEERKEFRKLILEKLEKAKKDLSIFKDSFSNNQDNGTDDTYPTFKAFEEGSETLSKEQNAQIVEHLQKFIKSLNAALIRVENKDYGICRITKRLIPKGRLMAVPHTTLSIEGKRLVEKRNK; from the coding sequence ATGGAAAAAAAAGGAAAACAAAGGTATTCTATGGAGGAGAGAAAAGAGTTTCGTAAACTTATACTTGAAAAATTAGAAAAAGCCAAGAAAGATTTATCAATTTTTAAAGATTCTTTTTCTAATAATCAGGATAATGGTACAGATGATACTTATCCTACTTTTAAAGCTTTTGAGGAAGGATCGGAAACTTTGAGTAAGGAACAGAACGCTCAAATTGTGGAACACTTACAAAAATTCATAAAAAGTTTAAATGCTGCTTTAATTAGAGTGGAAAATAAAGATTATGGAATTTGTCGGATAACAAAAAGATTAATTCCTAAAGGACGTCTTATGGCTGTTCCTCATACTACTTTAAGTATAGAAGGGAAAAGACTTGTAGAAAAAAGAAACAAGTAA
- the secE gene encoding preprotein translocase subunit SecE — MKENNFFLEIYDEFFHRITWPKWNDLQATTMIVSFFSIFLSIFLYGVDVFFIFLIKRLFSL; from the coding sequence ATGAAAGAAAATAATTTTTTTTTGGAAATTTATGATGAATTTTTTCATCGTATTACATGGCCTAAGTGGAATGATTTACAAGCAACAACAATGATCGTCTCTTTTTTTTCTATATTTCTATCCATATTTTTATATGGAGTGGATGTTTTTTTCATTTTTTTAATTAAGAGATTGTTTTCTTTATAA
- a CDS encoding lipoprotein signal peptidase codes for MKKIFLVVFSILLIDQILKIYIKTHFELGNGVSIFPFFWILFVENPGMAYGFYLGNGYYGKILLSILRFFLVCLIFLFLYKNVKKGSSNYLTIPTSLILSGAMGNFLDSALYGLLFNTGTVYSKEHHKWIPYLGISKINYFSGGYASFMKGCVVDMFYFPIMDTHFPDWIPFVGGFHFQFFKPVFNVSDMSIFIGVILFLIFKNRIKNVKFL; via the coding sequence TTGAAAAAAATTTTTTTAGTTGTTTTTTCTATTTTATTAATAGATCAAATTTTAAAAATTTATATTAAAACCCATTTTGAATTGGGGAATGGAGTATCCATATTTCCTTTTTTTTGGATTCTTTTTGTGGAAAATCCTGGAATGGCTTATGGTTTTTATCTTGGAAATGGATATTATGGAAAAATATTATTAAGTATTCTTCGTTTTTTTTTAGTTTGCTTAATATTCCTTTTTCTTTATAAAAATGTAAAAAAAGGATCTTCTAATTATTTAACTATTCCTACTAGTTTGATTTTGTCGGGAGCTATGGGTAATTTTTTAGATAGTGCTTTATATGGATTGTTATTTAACACAGGTACAGTTTATAGCAAAGAACATCATAAATGGATTCCTTATTTAGGAATATCTAAAATCAATTATTTTAGTGGTGGATATGCATCCTTCATGAAAGGATGTGTAGTAGATATGTTTTATTTTCCTATAATGGATACTCATTTTCCTGATTGGATTCCTTTTGTTGGAGGTTTTCATTTTCAATTTTTTAAACCGGTTTTTAATGTATCCGATATGTCTATATTTATTGGTGTTATTTTATTCTTAATATTTAAAAACAGAATCAAAAATGTAAAATTTTTGTGA